One window of Acidimicrobiales bacterium genomic DNA carries:
- a CDS encoding site-specific integrase: MQVWSGSQLRRFLSLCEGDRYYWPWLVLATSGARRAEVLRLRWIDLDSERGVASIRQTVIPLTKASGKGREGRIAPRTKTDKPRVIELDATTVAAFRTWKAKQAQERLLLGAGYQDNDLIFCRPDGRPYHPESFSKTFDRRRRQERFSELPTIRLHDLRHTWATLALIAGVDVAVVSKRLGHSSPMVTWTIYQHVVKGMQTDAAEKVAALIFGA, from the coding sequence ATGCAGGTTTGGAGCGGGTCTCAGCTCCGCCGCTTCCTGTCCCTTTGCGAGGGCGACCGTTACTACTGGCCCTGGCTCGTGCTCGCCACCAGCGGCGCCCGCCGAGCTGAGGTGCTGAGGCTCCGCTGGATCGACCTTGACTCTGAACGAGGCGTCGCCTCCATCCGCCAGACCGTTATCCCGCTGACCAAGGCAAGCGGGAAGGGTCGAGAAGGTCGGATCGCGCCTCGCACCAAGACGGATAAGCCTCGCGTGATCGAGCTGGATGCCACCACCGTTGCCGCCTTTCGTACCTGGAAGGCCAAGCAGGCTCAGGAGAGGCTGCTGCTGGGCGCTGGCTACCAGGACAACGATCTCATCTTCTGTCGGCCGGACGGGCGCCCCTACCACCCTGAAAGCTTCTCCAAGACCTTCGACCGCCGGCGACGCCAAGAAAGGTTCTCGGAGCTGCCGACCATCCGCTTGCACGATCTCCGCCATACCTGGGCGACTCTCGCTCTGATTGCCGGTGTCGACGTCGCTGTCGTCTCGAAACGGCTCGGTCACTCCTCCCCGATGGTGACCTGGACGATCTATCAACACGTGGTCAAGGGAATGCAGACCGACGCGGCCGAGAAGGTCGCCGCGCTGATCTTCGGCGCTTAA